The segment CTTATCGAGGAAAGGTCGTGTCTCCCTGTTGACGAATTTCAACAGTCCGCTCTGCTCCAAATCTTTCTGTTCCAGCTTCAGCGTGTGCTCTCCACGCATCTGTTCGAGAAGATCGCGTGGAATTCCTTTCGTTGCAAAGCTACTCCGCTCTCCCCGGTAATTTAAGACCGTCTGTTTTTCATTTTCGATCGAGTACAGGGCACACAGACCCTCTTGGGTATTCGGCAACAGTCGTTCGAATAAAGTATCGATATAAATTCGGATATCGGGCGTACCGAGAATGTCACGTAAGAGTCGGTTTTCGAGCCGGGAAAGATTGTGACTCAGCTTTAAACCATCCAGTTCGAATTGAACGTATTCGACCTGTTTTAATGTTTGTTTAAGTTCCTCTTCAGCTTGCTTACGCCGATGGATCGTGAGGATATAGTGCAACAGACAAACGACCGAAAGCGAAACAACCAGACCATTCATAATGATGGAGGTCGTCAGCAGGTGTAGTGTGGGAAGGGATTCCATGTTGCGACGATTTCATAGCTAGTAAGTTCAGAAGAAAATCAATGACGAGCCAGCCGCGGTCATCGAAAAGTAACATTCTCAGGCGGAAATTCCTGTGAGCGAGTGAACTCGCTATTGAACGAACTTAACCAAGCAGGTTGCTACAATTACTGCTGTGGTCTTCGATGACTTAATGAAACGTAGCTCAGAAGATAAGTACAGGTGAAACATTTCAATTGGTGAAATAAGTATACATACTCCCATTTCGACCCTTATCCGGTATAATCGTTAGTACCGGTAGGTGACTCTTCGTTACCAGTTCCGTTTGGATGGATCGAATTGATTTCGCCTTGTGGTTTTTCTATGTATTCCCTCAATTTCTCACCCCCCCCCTGATTGTCCGGAGAATGAAAATTGTCTGCTGATCTTTCCCGCTTCCGATGTCTCACTTTCTTCTCATTTGCCGTGACTGCTCTCTTACTGAGTTTCTCCGGGACACTATTTGCGGAGGACAAAGAGACGGCAACAGAGACTCAAGCTGAGACCGATTCAAAAAATGAAGATCAGGAATGGAAACTTCTGTTTGACGGAAAGTCGCTGAAGGACTGGAAAACGACCAAGTTTGGTGGCGAAGGAGATGTCACCGTTGAAGAGGGAAACATGGTCATTGGTTTCGGAGTCGACCTGAGTGGAGTGAACTACACTGGAAAAACTCCCACTCAAAACTACGAAGTCGAATTGGAGGCCAAGCGGATCGACGGGAACGATTTCTTCTGTGGGTTAACCTTTCCCGTTGAGAAATCTTCCTGCTCTCTGATTGTCGGTGGATGGGGGGGCGGTCTCTGTGGGCTTTCCAGTCTTAATGGAAATGACGCCGCCGAAAATGAAACCGCAACCTGGCAATCTTTTGAAGATGATAAATGGTACAAAATTCGGCTCCGGGTTGAACCGGAGCAAATTCAGGCGTGGATTGATGACGAGCGAATTGTAAACGCAAACATCAAAGGGCGGACACTAACTGTTCGCGGTGAGGTTTTGCTATCCAGACCTTTCGGAATCGCAACATGGCAGACTTCAGCTGCTTTGCGGAACATCCGTATTCGTGAATTGAAAAAGAGTATTGAAGCGAAAGCCGAATCTACCGAAGTCAAAGAATGACAGGCTAGCTCGAGGATGTAACACAGAGAATAGGCCCCTATTGTCCGAGATATCCTTTTAGGCTGAAACGTCATCGCTCAAAAAAACCGGTCCTTCCCAGGTATGGAAAGGCCGGTTGTTTTATTTCCCATTCTGTAGATCAGGAAGGTCCTGTCGCATGAACTCCATTCAGGAGACATTCAATTCCAGTACGTCATCCGCTTTGCGGACCAGACGGGCACAATCTTCTTTGAGGTGCATGATTGTCAATTGTTTTCCCTGTTGACGATACAGTTGAGCCACTGCGTTAATTGCTTCCAGAGCGGAGTGGTCGTAGACCGTACAGTCCTGAAATTCAATGACGACATGTTCAGGGTCGTTAATCGGATCGAAGAACTCTTTGAAACTGGAAACAGCTCCAAAGAAGAACGATCCTTTCAGGACGTAGGTTCGAGTATCACCATCGTCGATGATATCGACATTTAATCGGGTCGATTTCTTCCAGGCAAATACCAGTGAGGAAACTGCAACACCGGCTACCACGGCGATAGCAAGGTCGAAGATAACCGTCATCGCAGAGACCAGAATGATCACGAGGAAGTCACTTCCCGGAATTTTGTTCCAGAGTCTTAAGGTGGTCCATTCGAAAGTAGCGATCACGACGATAAACATCACACCCACGAGCGAAGCAACTGGGATCAGCCCGATGCAATTCCATAGTGGCGGAAAAATAATGAAACAGAGAAGGAAGCTGGCGGCGCAAATACCGGATAGTCTCCCACGTCCACCAGATCGAATGTTAATCATGGACTGGCCAATCATGGCACAACCACCCATCCCACCGAATAACCCACAGATAATATTAGCCGCTCCCTGCCCAATACACTCCCGGTTACTGCTGCCTCGGGTCTGAGTCAGTTCGTCAATCAAGGTCAGGGTCATGAGCGATTCGATCAATCCGACGGCGGACAAAGTGAGCGCCAGGCCGAGAATGATCATGAAGCTTTGAGGTGTCCAATCAATAGAAGGGATCTGGAAGGCTCCCGCAATTCGCGTCGATTCTTCTTCGGGAACTTCGACGTCCGCAGCGGCTAGTGCCGTTCCGGCGGCGTCAATCTCGGAGAGTTTCAGATCCTCTTTTTGTTCGTTGAACAACTTGGATTTAAATGTTTTCTCTGCCGCCATCTCATTCTGACTTTCAACGAAGTCCTGAACAGTGACAGACTCAATCGGGCTGAAGTTGACGAGTAATGTCATCGCGACGATGGCCACGAGTGTCCCAGGAACTGCTTTTGTGAATCGTGGCAGATAATGAATGATGAGCATCGTACCACCAATGAGGCACAGAGTCGTCAGCAACGCGCCTCCGGACATCCAGTCACCCGTAATCTGAAAATTACCAGTCATCTTGTCGTATAACAGACGGTAGTTTTCTTTGAACTGTCCAAACTGCGCGAGCCCGATCACGATCGCAAGCCCGTTGACGAACCCTAATGTCACCGGATGAGGTAATATGCGTACCAGCTTTCCGAGCTTGAACACTCCACATAGTATCTGAATGATGCCGCATAGAATCACGGCGGCAAACATGTACTCGATTCCGTGCAGAATGATAAAGGCAGTCATCACAACGGCCATGGCACCGGTTGCACCGGAGATCATCCCCGGGCGTCCACCCAGAATGGAGGTAACAAACCCCATGATGAACGCAGCCCATAAACCGACGAGCGGGTCAACTCCTGCTACGAAAGCAAAAGCAACTGCTTCAGGGACAAGTGCGAGGGCGACGGTTAATCCGGAAAGGAATTCGTTTTTGAAATTGGATTGTCGCTTGATCAGTAAGTCAATCATGCGGAAAGAAAAGCCTTTAACGTACGAGGATTGATTTGTGGAATCGTATACGGACGATGTTCGTTTGCATGAGCCGGAGGCCCTTCCCCTCTGCGAAAATTCCGCGCAGTTGAAGGTATCCTTTGCCGGGCCAAATCAGCACCGGTTGACTCAATGAATAACAATTGGATGAATAAAATCAGTGGCACAGAAAATGAACTGGTACAAAGGGACCTGCTATTTATGTGAAATCGATTTGCCGGACCCTCTCCTGCCGTCGGGGCAGCCAAATCTTCTTCCAGTTCTCCGCATCAGGCGCGCAAGATATTCACATTTCGATCTGTTTCGAACGAAACAACATCACCAACGTGGAAGCAGGAGCCATTTTCACAGCTGAAGCTGATCTAAAATTCCGGTTCAATTACCGGAAAGCTCAAGCGCATGAGCTAGACCTG is part of the Polystyrenella longa genome and harbors:
- a CDS encoding 3-keto-disaccharide hydrolase; its protein translation is MSADLSRFRCLTFFSFAVTALLLSFSGTLFAEDKETATETQAETDSKNEDQEWKLLFDGKSLKDWKTTKFGGEGDVTVEEGNMVIGFGVDLSGVNYTGKTPTQNYEVELEAKRIDGNDFFCGLTFPVEKSSCSLIVGGWGGGLCGLSSLNGNDAAENETATWQSFEDDKWYKIRLRVEPEQIQAWIDDERIVNANIKGRTLTVRGEVLLSRPFGIATWQTSAALRNIRIRELKKSIEAKAESTEVKE
- a CDS encoding SulP family inorganic anion transporter, with amino-acid sequence MIDLLIKRQSNFKNEFLSGLTVALALVPEAVAFAFVAGVDPLVGLWAAFIMGFVTSILGGRPGMISGATGAMAVVMTAFIILHGIEYMFAAVILCGIIQILCGVFKLGKLVRILPHPVTLGFVNGLAIVIGLAQFGQFKENYRLLYDKMTGNFQITGDWMSGGALLTTLCLIGGTMLIIHYLPRFTKAVPGTLVAIVAMTLLVNFSPIESVTVQDFVESQNEMAAEKTFKSKLFNEQKEDLKLSEIDAAGTALAAADVEVPEEESTRIAGAFQIPSIDWTPQSFMIILGLALTLSAVGLIESLMTLTLIDELTQTRGSSNRECIGQGAANIICGLFGGMGGCAMIGQSMINIRSGGRGRLSGICAASFLLCFIIFPPLWNCIGLIPVASLVGVMFIVVIATFEWTTLRLWNKIPGSDFLVIILVSAMTVIFDLAIAVVAGVAVSSLVFAWKKSTRLNVDIIDDGDTRTYVLKGSFFFGAVSSFKEFFDPINDPEHVVIEFQDCTVYDHSALEAINAVAQLYRQQGKQLTIMHLKEDCARLVRKADDVLELNVS